A genomic stretch from Juglans microcarpa x Juglans regia isolate MS1-56 chromosome 3S, Jm3101_v1.0, whole genome shotgun sequence includes:
- the LOC121257907 gene encoding thylakoid lumenal 17.4 kDa protein, chloroplastic, giving the protein MATLSFPLPRNGFCLRNSSPRRHVFPIPELHSSIRITCSARYGSESKGGLFQFKELKSVACGIFAVWAVTAASPVIAGGQRLPPLSTEADRCEKAFVGNTIGQANGVYDKPIDLRFCDYTNDASNLKGKSLAAALMSDAKFDGADMSEVVMSKAYAVGASFKGVNFSNAVLDRVNFGKANLRGAVFKNAVLSGSTFDEAQLGDAVFEDTIIGYIDLQKICRNITINAEGRAELGCR; this is encoded by the exons ATGGCAACTCTTTCATTTCCACTCCCCCGAAACGGTTTCTGTCTGCGAAACTCCTCTCCGAGACGCCACGTTTTCCCCATTCCAGAACTCCACTCATCCATCAGAATCACTTGCTCTG CTAGATATGGTTCCGAGTCCAAGGGAGGCTTATTTCAATTTAAGGAACTTAAAAGTGTAGCTTGTGGAATTTTCGCGGTTTGGGCTGTGACTGCTGCCTCGCCTGTAATTGCTGGTGGCCAG AGGCTGCCTCCATTATCAACAGAGGCCGATCGGTGTGAGAAAGCATTTGTTGGTAACACAATAGGTCAGGCAAATGGTGTTTATGACAAGCCGATTGACCTTCGATTCTGTGATTACACTAATGATGCATCCAACCTAAAGGGTAAGTCTCTTGCAGCAGCACTTATGTCAGATGCTAAGTTTGATGGAGCAGACATGTCAGAAGTGGTGATGTCAAAGGCTTATGCTGTTGGAGCTAGCTTCAAGG GTGTAAATTTCTCAAATGCAGTTTTAGATCGTGTTAATTTTGGGAAAGCTAATCTCCGAGGAGCTGTATTCAAGAACGCTGTATTATCGGGATCCACCTTTGATGAAGCTCAATTGGGAGATGCAGTTTTTGAGGACACCATTATTGGTTATATTGATCTTCAAAAGATTTGCAGGAACATAACTATCAATGCTGAAGGAAGAGCTGAACTAGGATGCCGGTGA
- the LOC121257906 gene encoding acyl-CoA-binding domain-containing protein 1-like isoform X1 produces MADWQQLVQSIVLGLLFSFLVAKLISVVLSFKEDNFSPSRSAPRPGIPEGPANDADSLIAEQGSIRNDSVPASDAEDDDEDDWERVESTELDEAFSAATAFVAAAAADRLSEKVSNDVQLSLYGLYKIATEGPCSTPQPSALKITARAKWQAWQKLGAMPPEEAMLKYIDLVTELYPSWLAGSTLKSKGREGDAPSMDAKGPMGPVFSTFVYEEESGNESKMDAIHAFAREGEVDNLLKCIEGGISVNLRDGEGRTPLHWAVDRGHLNITELLVKSNADVDAKDDDGQTPLHYAVTCEREGIVKYLLEQNAETNLKDNDGNTPADLCEANWPWMKSAGKQID; encoded by the exons ATGGCTGACTGGCAACAGCTCGTCCAGTCTATAGTCCTAGGCCTACTTTTCTCTTTCCTCGTTGCCAAGCTCATTTCCGTTGTCCTCTCTTTCAAAGAGGACAACTTCTCTCCCTCCCGCTCCGCCCCAAGACCGGGGATACCCGAAGGCCCGGCAAACGATGCCGACTCCTTGATTGCAGAACAGGGCAGCATCAGAAACGATAGTGTGCCCGCTAGCGATGCTGAAGACGATGATGAAGACGATTGGGAGCGAGTGGAGAGTACGGAGCTGGACGAGGCCTTCAGCGCGGCTACTGCGTTCGTTGCGGCGGCTGCGGCCGATCGGCTCTCGGAAAAGGTTTCGAACGACGTGCAGTTGAGTCTTTATGGTTTGTACAAGATTGCCACCGAGGGCCCTTGTAGCACGCCACAGCCTTCTGCTTTGAAAATCACGGCGCGGGCCAAGTG GCAAGCATGGCAGAAATTGGGTGCTATGCCTCCAGAAGAAGCTATGCTGAAGTACATTGATCTTGTTACGGAGCTATATCCTTCTTGGTTGGCTGGTTCAACTCTG AAGAGTAAAGGCAGAGAAGGTGATGCACCAAGTATGGATGCTAAAGGACCAATGGGACCGGTTTTCAGCACTTTTGTCTATGAGGAAGAATCTGGAAACGAGTC GAAAATGGATGCTATTCATGCCTTTGCCAGGGAAGGAGAGGTGGATAATTTGCTCAAGTGTATTGAAGGCGGCATTTCAGTAAATCTGagag ATGGCGAGGGTCGGACCCCATTACACTGGGCTGTAGATCGTGGCCACCTTAACATCACTGAATTGCTTGTTAAAAGTAATGCTGATGTAGATGCAAAG GACGATGATGGCCAAACCCCATTGCATTATGCTGTCACGTGTGAGAGAGAAGGCATTGTCAAATATCTTTTGGAgcaaaatgcagaaacaaattTAAAGGACAATGATGGCAACACCCCTGCTGATCTCTGTGAGGCAAACTGGCCTTGGATGAAATCTGCAGGGAAGCAGATTGACTGA
- the LOC121257906 gene encoding acyl-CoA-binding domain-containing protein 1-like isoform X2 translates to MADWQQLVQSIVLGLLFSFLVAKLISVVLSFKEDNFSPSRSAPRPGIPEGPANDADSLIAEQGSIRNDSVPASDAEDDDEDDWERVESTELDEAFSAATAFVAAAAADRLSEKVSNDVQLSLYGLYKIATEGPCSTPQPSALKITARAKWQAWQKLGAMPPEEAMLKYIDLVTELYPSWLAGSTLSKGREGDAPSMDAKGPMGPVFSTFVYEEESGNESKMDAIHAFAREGEVDNLLKCIEGGISVNLRDGEGRTPLHWAVDRGHLNITELLVKSNADVDAKDDDGQTPLHYAVTCEREGIVKYLLEQNAETNLKDNDGNTPADLCEANWPWMKSAGKQID, encoded by the exons ATGGCTGACTGGCAACAGCTCGTCCAGTCTATAGTCCTAGGCCTACTTTTCTCTTTCCTCGTTGCCAAGCTCATTTCCGTTGTCCTCTCTTTCAAAGAGGACAACTTCTCTCCCTCCCGCTCCGCCCCAAGACCGGGGATACCCGAAGGCCCGGCAAACGATGCCGACTCCTTGATTGCAGAACAGGGCAGCATCAGAAACGATAGTGTGCCCGCTAGCGATGCTGAAGACGATGATGAAGACGATTGGGAGCGAGTGGAGAGTACGGAGCTGGACGAGGCCTTCAGCGCGGCTACTGCGTTCGTTGCGGCGGCTGCGGCCGATCGGCTCTCGGAAAAGGTTTCGAACGACGTGCAGTTGAGTCTTTATGGTTTGTACAAGATTGCCACCGAGGGCCCTTGTAGCACGCCACAGCCTTCTGCTTTGAAAATCACGGCGCGGGCCAAGTG GCAAGCATGGCAGAAATTGGGTGCTATGCCTCCAGAAGAAGCTATGCTGAAGTACATTGATCTTGTTACGGAGCTATATCCTTCTTGGTTGGCTGGTTCAACTCTG AGTAAAGGCAGAGAAGGTGATGCACCAAGTATGGATGCTAAAGGACCAATGGGACCGGTTTTCAGCACTTTTGTCTATGAGGAAGAATCTGGAAACGAGTC GAAAATGGATGCTATTCATGCCTTTGCCAGGGAAGGAGAGGTGGATAATTTGCTCAAGTGTATTGAAGGCGGCATTTCAGTAAATCTGagag ATGGCGAGGGTCGGACCCCATTACACTGGGCTGTAGATCGTGGCCACCTTAACATCACTGAATTGCTTGTTAAAAGTAATGCTGATGTAGATGCAAAG GACGATGATGGCCAAACCCCATTGCATTATGCTGTCACGTGTGAGAGAGAAGGCATTGTCAAATATCTTTTGGAgcaaaatgcagaaacaaattTAAAGGACAATGATGGCAACACCCCTGCTGATCTCTGTGAGGCAAACTGGCCTTGGATGAAATCTGCAGGGAAGCAGATTGACTGA